ACCACAAGCCAATCTTATGGCTATGCTCTCACAGGGCATCGTCGGTGGTAAGATGGCATGGCCGCTTATCATCGCAGGTATGTTGATGGGATTTGCATTTATCCTCTCACAGATCAAAAGCCCTATGCTGGTATGTGTGGGTATGTACCTGCCCCTGGAAACCACCTTTGCCATTTTCATCGGCGGCCTCATCAAAGGTATAGTCGATATTTTCGTGAAGAAAAAAAATATTATCGGCGAGAAGCTTATTACTGTCGAGAATATTGGCGTGTTGCTAGCATCGGGACTGATAGCCGGCGAGGCACTGGTAGGGCTTATCTTTGCCATATTCGCTGTTGGCAATATGTTTCCGCCAGTAATATTCTCCCGTCCATCCTATCTCGTCGGACTGGTTGTACTGGGCCTCATAGGCCTGATTCTCGTGAGAATACCATTATGGGTTGCTAAAAAAATCTAATGATTAAAAATTCACCCCAAAGCCCCTTTCTTTATAAAGAGAGGGGTCTAGGGTGTGAGTTGTTTCTATGAACTTCTTCCGCCGTTATAAAATACTCAGGAAAGCCAACTATTTGGAGCTGACACCCATCAGGATGCATGAACATTTTACAGGTGAGGATGGCCGTGTTACACTAATCGTTCCCAAGTTCAGGAATCCTGTGTTCAGCAGGTGGCTGATTCCCCCCGGCCGGTCAAAAGCATTCAACATACGGCTCGACGAGCTGGGATCTGCCACATGGCTTGAAATCGACAACAACAGCAGGGTGCGTGATATTTGTGACCGGCTGATCACGAAATATGGGGAGAAAGTGCAACCTGTTGAGCAGCGGGTCACGAAATTCCTGACACTCCTCTATGATCAGAGGTATATAACTTTTAAGGAGGTATTTAATTGACCCATGACTTAAGTCATGGGTGATTTAAATTAAAAAATATTTACTTCACTTTCCAGGTCGATTCCGAAGCGGTTTTTTACTGATTGACTGATAGTTGATGCCAGGTCGAGGATGTTTTGACCGCTGGCATGTCCATAATTGACCAAGACCAGTGCCTGCCGGGGGTATACGCCGGCATCACCAATTCTTTTACCCTTCCAGCCGCAATCTTCGATGAGCCATCCTGCCGAGATTTTATATGTATTTTCGTCCCCCTGAAAGACAACCATATTTGGATATGCCTTTTTCAACTCGCTGTACTTTTCCAGTGAAACAGATGGATTTTTAAAAAAACTACCGGCATTGCCGATCAGTGCCGGGTCAGGCAACTTACTTCGCCGTATGCGGCAGATAGCCTCCCGAACGTTCAATAGATTTTTTTTCCTCACACCCATGACCTTCAGCTCCTCCTCAATCGTACCATAGCTGGTATTGAATTCAGCCCTCTTATTCAGAATAAAGGTCACTGAAAGAATCGCATACTGGTCTTTTAAATTGCTTTTAAATACACTATTTCGGTATGAGAAAGCACAATCGCTTTTAGAGAAGTGCCGGAATTGACCTGTTGTAGTATGGATAGCTTCCAGCTCTTTGAAACAATTCCCAAACTCAGCGCCGTAGGCTCCGATATTCTGAACCGGCGCAGCACCCGTACTACCCGGAATGAGTGAAAGATTCTCCAATCCGGCATATCCGTTTTCAACACAATAACCGACGAGATCGTCCCATTTCTCACCGGCATATGCTTTAATCCCGACATGGTCAGTGTCTTCATAAACCTTTTCAATGCCTTTGATGCCAATCCTTAACACAAGTCCATCAAAATCCTGCGTGAAAAGGATGTTACTTCCGAATCCCAGGATCAGCAGTCGTGAAAATTCCGGGTGACCGGCTTTAATGACGCTGTCGATATCATCAACAGACAGAATATCCATAAAATACCGTGCATTCACATCAATTCCGAATGTGTTATAGGGTCTTAAGGATATATTTTCGCCAATGTTCATCCGGTAAATAATAACCAAAAAAAATCCAATTTGATTTGGTTTTACTGCAAAGATAATCAATTGTTATGAACCCCAGAGCAAGCTCTGGACTCAAATTCTGCAGCGAGTTGCGGAGAATTTTACCAAACCACCTCACCCCCTTCACCCCCTCTCCTCTTGGAGAGGGGGACGGGGGGTGAGGCCAATTAATAAGAATGCCTGGCGACTTTTAAAAATAACATGTCAGAGGATTTTACGTTCTTTTATGAAATTCTTTGCGACATTTGCGGAGAATTATCACGTCATTTATGGTCATTAAATTGTCATCTACAGCTATGTGCCGGACAATTCAGATGTTTTAATCTGTCGGAATTGAAAAAAGCCATCATATCTGTCATTAATGATCTTGTAACAGATCAGCGTGTGGACAAGACAGCCATGGCACTACACAGGCTCGGCTTTGCTGTGACGCTTGTGGGCCGGCGGAAGCGCGACAGCATGGCTCACGGCAAAAGGGAATATTCAACATGGCGTATGGTGCTGCTATTCGAAAAAGGTCCGTTATTTTATGCTGAATACAATATCCGCTTATTCTTCTTTTTGCTTTTTCATAAAGCGGATTTGCTCATTTCCAATGATCTGGATACGTTACTGGCCAATTATCTAATATCAAGGATAAAGAAAATACCCATTGTTTATGACAGCCACGAATATTTCACCGGTGTACCGGAATTGGTCGACAGGCCCTTCATACAGGGTATATGGAAAAGTATCGAAAGACATATCCTTCCGAAGCTTGGCGATACTTTTACCGTCAATGAGTCGATAGCGGAACTATACAGAAAAGAATATGGGATTAAGATGAAGGTGGTCAGGAATATTCCTCCGGTGCGGGACGTGGGCCCACCCTTATCGAGGCCGGAACTCGGTTTGCCGGTAGATAAGCATATCGTCATCCTGCAGGGAGCAGGAATCAACATCCAGCGTGGCGCCGAAGAAGCTGTAGAAGCTATGCAGCATCTCAACGATACGGTGCTGCTCATCGTTGGTGGCGGTGATGTCATTCATATCCTGAAAGAAAAGGTGCAGGAACTCAGGATTCAGGACAAAGTTATTTTTAAGCCAAAGCAACCTTTTGACCGGTTAATGCATTATACAATGTGTGCTGAAATCGGTTTGACATTGGACAAGGATACGAATATCAACTACCGTTTCAGCCTGCCTAACAAGCTCTTTGATTACATTCATGCCGGCATTCCGGTTCTTGCATCAAACCTGGTGGAGATCAGAAAGATCATTGAAGGATATGATATTGGTCTGATCATCGACAGTCATGATCCCGAACATATTGCATCAAAGATCAGGTTTATGCTCGACAATAAAGAAAAACGCAGGGTGTGGAAAGAAAACCTGGAAATTGCCGCTGACGAGCTGTGCTGGGATAAAGAAGAAAAAATCCTGACCGCGGCCTTTAAAAAATATGTCTGACAAGCATCTGCATATTATTTCATTCAATATCCCTTACCCTCCCAATTACGGCGGCATCATCGACGTATTCTATAAATTAAAAGCCCTCCATGCCAAAGGGATCAAAATACACCTGCACTGTTTTGAGTACAACAGGGAAAATGCGACTGAACTGAAGAACTATTGTGAAAGCGTAAATTATTATAAACGGAGGACAGGCATTATTTCGGCGTTGTCGTCAAGACCATATATAGTCAGCAGCAGAAGGTCGGAAGAGCTCATGCGAAATTTATTAATGGATGACCATCCCATACTTTTTGAAGGATTGCACAGCTGTTTTTACCTTGATGACCCAAGGCTTCATGGCAGAAAACTGATTTACAGGGAAAGCAACATCGAGCACGATTACTATTACAATCTTTTCAAGGCCGAAAAACAATTTTTCAGAAAACTGTATTTCTTAAAGGCGAGCATCAAATTAAGGCTGTATGAAAAAGTACTGCAGCATGCCACGATGATGCTTGTCGTATCGACAAAAGATCAGGAATACCTCAAAAACCGATTCCACTCCGGCCATGTCCATTTTCTTCCCAGCTTTCATGGTAATGATGAAATTGCATGCAAGACAGGCAGAGGAGGCTATGCATTATACCATGGTAATCTGTCGGTCGCCGAAAATTATCATGCAGCAACTTTTCTCATCAAAGATGTTTTCGATGATATTAACATGGATCTGGTCATTGCCGGATTGAATCCTCCCGCGCATCTTAAAAAGGCCGCCAGAAATAATACGCATGTCAGGATCATAGAAAACCCGGCAGATGAAGAATTATTCGGTTTGATAAGAGATGCACATGTGAACATCCTTGTAACGTTCCAGGCTACAGGATTAAAGTTAAAACTGCTGAATACCCTTTACAACGGCAGGTTTGTACTTGTCAACGAGGCTATGCTGAATGGAACTGGGCTTGATGAGTTGTGTATCATTGGTGATGATAGTTTACAACTCAAGAAGCATCTTAATGACTTAGCCAAAACAACTTTCGGACAGGACCAGGTCAATCTGCGGTCAGCAGTTCTAAAAGGCAACTACTCCAATGAAGCCAATGCCGACCGGTTAATACACTATATTTTCTGAAGTAGTTACTTTACCATCTTCGCATCTGAGGGTGCGTGACGGGAATTTCCTGAAGAGGGAGTAATTATGTGTGGCCATGAAAACAGAGCGGCCCGAATGACTGATGTCAATCAACAGGTTCATGATGCCTTCAGATGTTTCAGGGTCCAGGTTTCCGGTAGGTTCATCGGCCAGTATTATTTCAGGATCATTGATAAGTGCCCGGGCAATCGAAACGCGCTGCTGCTCGCCGCCGGAAAGCTGATGTGGCATCTTGAATCCTTTGGTGCCGAGGCCAACTTTTTCCAATACCTCCCGGATGCGAGCGTCCATATCGCGCTTGTTCTTCCAGCCTGTAGCCTTCATGACAAAGAGAAGGTTTTCGCTGACGCTCCTGTCGGTAAGCAATTGAAAATCCTGGAAAACGATACCCAATTTTCTTCTGAGAAAAGGGATGTCCCTTTTCCTTAGTTGAGTAAGATCATAACCGGCAATTCTGGCGCTGCCTTCCATCACCGGCAATTCCGCGTAGATTGTTTTCAACAGGCTGCTCTTTCCTGACCCTGTCTTTCCGACAAGATAAACAAATTCTCCTCTCTGAATGACAAGATTAACATCAGAAAGGATAAGAATATTCTTATGGTAGACTGAGAGATTTTCGAATTCAATGATGTTTTCCCGGATCATCAGCAAAATATTATATCATATTACTTGATAGAAACCAAATTGGCAAAGCCCATGAAGGCAAGTGACAACAAGCCTGCCAGAACAAGCGCAATGGGCACGCCGCGCATTCCTTTAGGTATATCGACCATATCGAGATGTTCACGTATGCCAGCCATTAATATAAGTGCCAGGCTGAAGCCCACAGAATTGGAGATAGCAAATACAACAGCTTCCATCAGGTTGTAATTTTTAACGATGGTCTGAATGGCCACACCCAAGACAATACAGTTGGTCGTTATCAGGGGCAGATAGATACCCAGCGCCTGGAAGAGTGCCGGGCTTACTTTCTTGAGGATGATCTCGACAATCTGGACAAGGAAGGCGATGATCAG
The sequence above is drawn from the Bacteroidota bacterium genome and encodes:
- a CDS encoding glycosyltransferase family 1 protein: MSDKHLHIISFNIPYPPNYGGIIDVFYKLKALHAKGIKIHLHCFEYNRENATELKNYCESVNYYKRRTGIISALSSRPYIVSSRRSEELMRNLLMDDHPILFEGLHSCFYLDDPRLHGRKLIYRESNIEHDYYYNLFKAEKQFFRKLYFLKASIKLRLYEKVLQHATMMLVVSTKDQEYLKNRFHSGHVHFLPSFHGNDEIACKTGRGGYALYHGNLSVAENYHAATFLIKDVFDDINMDLVIAGLNPPAHLKKAARNNTHVRIIENPADEELFGLIRDAHVNILVTFQATGLKLKLLNTLYNGRFVLVNEAMLNGTGLDELCIIGDDSLQLKKHLNDLAKTTFGQDQVNLRSAVLKGNYSNEANADRLIHYIF
- the murB gene encoding UDP-N-acetylmuramate dehydrogenase, coding for MNIGENISLRPYNTFGIDVNARYFMDILSVDDIDSVIKAGHPEFSRLLILGFGSNILFTQDFDGLVLRIGIKGIEKVYEDTDHVGIKAYAGEKWDDLVGYCVENGYAGLENLSLIPGSTGAAPVQNIGAYGAEFGNCFKELEAIHTTTGQFRHFSKSDCAFSYRNSVFKSNLKDQYAILSVTFILNKRAEFNTSYGTIEEELKVMGVRKKNLLNVREAICRIRRSKLPDPALIGNAGSFFKNPSVSLEKYSELKKAYPNMVVFQGDENTYKISAGWLIEDCGWKGKRIGDAGVYPRQALVLVNYGHASGQNILDLASTISQSVKNRFGIDLESEVNIF
- a CDS encoding glycosyltransferase, yielding MSEDFTFFYEILCDICGELSRHLWSLNCHLQLCAGQFRCFNLSELKKAIISVINDLVTDQRVDKTAMALHRLGFAVTLVGRRKRDSMAHGKREYSTWRMVLLFEKGPLFYAEYNIRLFFFLLFHKADLLISNDLDTLLANYLISRIKKIPIVYDSHEYFTGVPELVDRPFIQGIWKSIERHILPKLGDTFTVNESIAELYRKEYGIKMKVVRNIPPVRDVGPPLSRPELGLPVDKHIVILQGAGINIQRGAEEAVEAMQHLNDTVLLIVGGGDVIHILKEKVQELRIQDKVIFKPKQPFDRLMHYTMCAEIGLTLDKDTNINYRFSLPNKLFDYIHAGIPVLASNLVEIRKIIEGYDIGLIIDSHDPEHIASKIRFMLDNKEKRRVWKENLEIAADELCWDKEEKILTAAFKKYV
- a CDS encoding ATP-binding cassette domain-containing protein; translation: MIRENIIEFENLSVYHKNILILSDVNLVIQRGEFVYLVGKTGSGKSSLLKTIYAELPVMEGSARIAGYDLTQLRKRDIPFLRRKLGIVFQDFQLLTDRSVSENLLFVMKATGWKNKRDMDARIREVLEKVGLGTKGFKMPHQLSGGEQQRVSIARALINDPEIILADEPTGNLDPETSEGIMNLLIDISHSGRSVFMATHNYSLFRKFPSRTLRCEDGKVTTSENIVY
- a CDS encoding RnfABCDGE type electron transport complex subunit A — protein: MEYILIIIFFVFVNNIVLAQFLGICPFLGVSKKISTAAGMSGAVIFVVVLATMATWLIQRFVLDPLHIRFLQTIAFILIIAFLVQIVEIILKKVSPALFQALGIYLPLITTNCIVLGVAIQTIVKNYNLMEAVVFAISNSVGFSLALILMAGIREHLDMVDIPKGMRGVPIALVLAGLLSLAFMGFANLVSIK
- a CDS encoding PqqD family protein yields the protein MNFFRRYKILRKANYLELTPIRMHEHFTGEDGRVTLIVPKFRNPVFSRWLIPPGRSKAFNIRLDELGSATWLEIDNNSRVRDICDRLITKYGEKVQPVEQRVTKFLTLLYDQRYITFKEVFN